A part of Carettochelys insculpta isolate YL-2023 chromosome 1, ASM3395843v1, whole genome shotgun sequence genomic DNA contains:
- the LOC142007604 gene encoding olfactory receptor 52B2-like, which yields MPADNHTFFTPATFVLTGIPGTEESQVWVSVPFCLMYVAALFGNSLLLCIIVTERSLHEPMYLFLSMLAAVDLLLSTTIVPKMLAIFWFRAGEISFAACLTQMFFIHFSFIAESAILLAMAFDRYVAICNPLRYTTVLTKPVIGKMGLAVVTKSFCIVFPFIFLLKPLKFCKTNLLPHTYCQQMIIARLACNNIEVNFWYGVCVAILTIILDAVLIAVSYLLILRAVFRLPSNNTRLKSLRTCSSHICVILIFYTPSFFSPSANQYGHLIPGYILNLLANLHVLLPPMLNPIIYGVTTKEILKRVISMFFCCCRRSHLLR from the coding sequence ATGCCAGCCGACAATCACACCTTTTTTACCCCTGCAACCTTCGTCCTGACCGGCATTCCTGGCACGGAGGAGTCTCAAGTCTGGGTCTCCGTCCCCTTCTGTCTGATGTATGTTGCGGCGCTTTTTGGGAACTCTCTCCTCCTATGTATCATAGTGACAGAACGAAGCCTGcatgagcccatgtacctttTCCTCTCCATGCTGGCAGCTGTTGATCTTCTATTGTCAACTACTATTGTGCCCAAAATGCTGGCCATATTCTGGTTCAGAGCTGGTGAAATTTCTTttgctgcctgcctcacccaaaTGTTCTTCATCCATTTCAGTTTTATTGCCGAGTCGGCcatcctgctggccatggcattTGATCGGTACGTCGCCATCTGCAATCCCCTGAGATACACCACTGTGCTAACCAAGCCTGTGATTGGGAAGATGGGGCTGGCCGTTGTCACAAAAAGTTTCTGTATCGTTTTCCCTTTTATCTTTCTCCTGAAGCCGCTAAAGTTCTGCAAGACCAACCTTCTACCACACACCTACTGTCAACAAATGATCATTGCTCGACTGGCCTGCAACAATATTGAAGTCAATTTCTGGTATGGTGTGTGCGTGGCGATTTTAACAATCATCTTGGATGCTGTGCTCATTGCTGTGTCTTACCTGCTGATCCTCAGGGCTGTCTTCCGGCTCCCTTCTAACAACACCAGGCTCAAGTCTCtgcgcacctgcagctcccacatctGTGTCATACTGATCTTCTACACCCCATCTTTTTTCTCCCCGTCTGCAAACCAATATGGGCACCTCATCCCTGGGTACATTCTTAACCTACTGGCCAACCtccatgtgctcctgccccccatgTTAAACCCCATCATTTATGGGGTGACCACAAAAGAGATCCTGAAACGAGTGATCAGCATGTTCTTCTGCTGCTGTAGGAGAAGCCACCTCCTGAGGTAA
- the LOC142002493 gene encoding olfactory receptor 52B2-like — protein MMPDNNQTFFVPATFILNGIPGTEESQVWISIPFCLIYIVALLGNSLLLFIIGTERSLHEPMYLFLSMLAAADLLLSTTILPKTLAVFWFKAAEISFAACLTQMFFIDVTFIAESAILLAMAFDRYVAICHPLRYSTVLTKPVIGKMGLVVVIRSFCMAFPVVFLVKQLKFCRNNLLPRTYCQQTTISQLACDSIRVNFFYGVAMAILTIILDAVLIAVSYLLILRSVFRLPSNNARLKALRTCSSHICVILMFYTPSFYSASANQYGHLIPGYILNLLANLHVLLPPMLNPIIYGVTTKEILKRVISMFYCCCRRSHLLT, from the coding sequence ATGATGCCAGACAACAATCAGACCTTTTTTGTCCCAGCAACCTTCATTCTAAATGGTATCCCTGGAACAGAGGAGTCTCaggtctggatctccatccccttctgtctgATATACATTGTGGCGCTTCTTGGGAACTCTCTCCTCCTGTTCATCATAGGAACAGAacgaagcctccatgagcccatgtatcTTTTTCTCTCCATGCTGGCGGCTGCTGATCTGCTATTGTCAACTACTATATTACCCAAGACGCTGGCTGTATTCTGgttcaaagcagcagaaatttcTTTTGCTGCCTGCTTGACCCAGATGTTCTTTATCGATGTCACATTTATTGCTGAATCAGCCATCCTGCTGGCCATGGCGTTTGATCGGTACGTTGCCATCTGCCACCCCCTGAGATACAGCACTGTGCTAACCAAGCCTGTGATTGGGAAGATGGGGCTGGTGGTTGTCATAAGAAGTTTCTGTATGGCTTTCCCTGTTGTCTTTCTGGTGAAGCAGCTAAAGTTCTGCAGGAATAACCTCCTGCCGCGCACCTACTGTCAGCAAACAACCATCTCCCAGCTGGCCTGTGACAGCATCAGAGTTAATTTCTTTTACGGCGTAGCAATGGCTATTTTAACAATCATCTTGGATGCTGTGCTCATTGCTGTGTCTTACCTGCTGATCCTCAGGTCTGTCTTCCGGCTCCCTTCTAACAACGCCCGCCTTAAGGCTCtgcgcacctgcagctcccacatctGTGTCATACTCATGTTCTACACCCCGTCTTTTTATTCTGCATCTGCAAACCAATATGGGCACCTCATCCCTGGGTACATTCTTAACCTACTGGCCAACCTCCATGTGCTCCTTCCCCCCATGTTGAACCCTATTATTTATGGGGTGACCACAAAAGAGATCCTGAAACGAGTGATCAGCATGTTCTACTGCTGCTGTAGGAGAAGCCACCTTCTGACGTAA